A stretch of the Bacillus sp. B-jedd genome encodes the following:
- the priA gene encoding primosomal protein N' translates to MNIASVIVDVPAKQTDKPFDYKIPARWVGTIVPGMRVVVPFGPRRVQGFVVALKDHSEFAKLREIHEPMDLVPVLNKELLSLGNWLTGHTLSFKISAFQAMLPAALKAKYNKKVKLAQGVSIEELPEGLRHFFEGGQSIGWDDAVKGGLVPVLQKEASAGHIEVLYEVRERLGKKHLKFVFPLLAEDEMRSALGEISPRAAKQRDLIAYFIENPEPVEARKLVSEMGFSNSAIKGLSDKGLLGEKDLEVYRDPYEDRDFAKTEPLKLTFGQHTAISPILSSIEENRHEVFLLYGVTGSGKTEIYLQSIQEVIEEGKEAIVLVPEIALTPQMVERFKGRFGAQVAVLHSGLSAGEKYDEWRKIQRREVKVAVGARSAIFAPFENLGIIIIDEEHETSYKQEEMPRYHARDVAIERGNNHHCPVILGSATPSLESFARAQKGVYSLLKLPDRMNNQPMPEVEIVDMREELRSGNRSMFSRKLFEKIEDRLEKKEQIVLFLNKRGHSSFVMCRDCGYVMGCPHCDISLTYHRRNEQMKCHYCGYETHVPLQCPECLSEHIRYFGTGTQKIEEELGKLLPQARVVRMDMDTTGRKGSHERLLKEFSEGRADILLGTQMIAKGLDFPNITLVGVLSADTMLHLPDFRSSEKTFQLLTQVSGRAGRHELPGEVVIQTYTPEHYSIELAGSQDYDLFYQREMMNRKVHKYPPFYFLALVTVSHDQLMKAVSVTEQITAFLRARVSDEAVVLGPVASPIPRINDRYRYQCLVKYKHEPSLGDNLKQVLDRYQKEDGSGGLQVSVDINPYLLM, encoded by the coding sequence ATGAATATTGCAAGTGTGATTGTCGATGTACCTGCAAAACAGACGGATAAGCCTTTTGATTACAAGATACCGGCAAGATGGGTAGGCACGATTGTGCCGGGGATGAGGGTCGTGGTTCCTTTCGGGCCAAGAAGGGTGCAGGGATTTGTCGTGGCCTTGAAGGACCATTCGGAATTTGCGAAGCTCAGGGAAATCCATGAGCCAATGGACTTGGTCCCAGTCCTGAACAAAGAGCTGCTCAGCCTTGGAAACTGGCTAACGGGCCATACTCTCAGCTTTAAAATATCAGCCTTCCAGGCAATGCTTCCTGCGGCTTTAAAGGCAAAATATAATAAAAAGGTCAAGCTCGCCCAGGGTGTAAGCATCGAGGAACTGCCCGAAGGACTCCGCCATTTTTTCGAAGGAGGACAGTCCATCGGGTGGGACGATGCGGTAAAGGGCGGGCTTGTCCCCGTCCTGCAAAAGGAAGCCTCCGCGGGACATATTGAAGTCCTCTATGAAGTCAGGGAAAGGCTTGGCAAAAAACACCTCAAATTTGTGTTCCCACTCCTTGCTGAGGATGAGATGAGGTCAGCGCTTGGGGAAATATCCCCCAGGGCTGCCAAGCAGCGTGACCTCATAGCCTATTTCATCGAGAATCCCGAGCCGGTAGAAGCACGAAAACTCGTATCGGAAATGGGCTTTTCCAATTCCGCTATCAAGGGCCTTTCAGACAAAGGCCTTCTCGGGGAGAAAGACTTGGAGGTTTACAGGGATCCTTATGAGGACCGTGATTTTGCAAAGACTGAACCCCTAAAGCTTACCTTCGGCCAGCATACAGCCATTTCACCGATCCTTTCATCCATAGAGGAGAACCGCCATGAGGTGTTTTTGCTCTATGGAGTGACAGGCAGCGGAAAAACGGAAATTTATCTTCAATCCATTCAAGAGGTCATCGAGGAAGGGAAGGAAGCGATTGTCCTTGTTCCGGAAATTGCCCTGACACCGCAAATGGTCGAACGGTTTAAAGGCCGGTTCGGCGCCCAGGTCGCGGTCTTGCATAGCGGCCTGTCAGCAGGGGAGAAATATGATGAATGGAGAAAAATCCAGCGGCGTGAAGTAAAGGTCGCCGTAGGGGCAAGATCTGCGATTTTCGCGCCTTTTGAAAATCTCGGGATCATTATTATTGATGAAGAACATGAAACAAGCTATAAACAGGAAGAGATGCCACGATACCATGCGAGGGATGTGGCTATTGAAAGGGGAAATAATCATCATTGCCCAGTCATATTGGGCAGCGCGACCCCTTCGCTCGAATCCTTCGCCAGGGCACAAAAAGGCGTATATTCCCTGCTGAAGCTTCCCGACCGGATGAATAATCAGCCAATGCCCGAGGTTGAAATCGTTGATATGAGGGAAGAATTGCGTTCGGGCAACCGGTCGATGTTTTCCAGGAAGCTTTTTGAAAAAATTGAGGACAGGCTTGAAAAAAAGGAGCAAATCGTCCTCTTCCTTAATAAACGGGGACACTCATCGTTCGTGATGTGCCGGGATTGCGGTTATGTCATGGGCTGCCCGCATTGTGATATTTCGCTTACGTATCATCGGAGAAATGAGCAGATGAAATGCCATTATTGCGGTTATGAAACCCATGTCCCTTTGCAGTGCCCCGAATGCCTGAGCGAGCATATCCGTTACTTCGGTACAGGTACCCAAAAGATCGAGGAGGAACTAGGAAAGCTGCTACCCCAGGCGAGGGTAGTCAGGATGGACATGGACACGACAGGCAGAAAAGGGTCGCATGAAAGGCTATTAAAGGAATTCTCTGAGGGCAGGGCCGATATTCTCCTTGGCACGCAGATGATCGCCAAGGGCCTTGATTTCCCTAATATCACGCTTGTTGGCGTCCTGTCCGCCGATACGATGTTGCACCTGCCCGATTTCCGTTCGTCGGAAAAAACATTCCAGCTGCTGACGCAGGTTAGCGGGAGAGCCGGGCGCCATGAACTTCCAGGAGAAGTCGTCATCCAGACATATACGCCCGAGCACTACAGTATAGAATTGGCCGGCAGCCAGGACTATGACCTTTTTTATCAGAGGGAAATGATGAATAGGAAGGTTCATAAATATCCGCCTTTCTATTTTCTTGCCCTTGTCACCGTCAGCCATGACCAGCTGATGAAGGCAGTTTCCGTCACGGAACAGATCACCGCGTTTTTAAGGGCGAGAGTTTCAGATGAAGCGGTAGTGCTTGGCCCTGTTGCATCGCCGATTCCAAGAATCAATGACCGCTACCGGTACCAGTGTCTCGTAAAATACAAGCATGAACCATCCCTGGGGGATAACCTGAAACAGGTGCTTGACAGGTACCAGAAAGAAGATGGGTCTGGAGGTCTTCAAGTATCTGTTGACATCAATCCTTACCTGCTTATGTAG
- the def gene encoding peptide deformylase, producing the protein MAIRKLVLHPADILEQRCNEVERFDKKLAKLLDDMYETMIEFDGVGLAAPQIGQPIRVAIVDVDDDTGTIEMVNPRILSVSGEQTGTEGCLSFPGLYGEVTRPNTVIIEAFDRKGRKYTLEADGFLARAIQHEIDHLDGVLFTSKVSRYLEEEEIEGVAGE; encoded by the coding sequence TTGGCAATTCGGAAATTAGTACTGCATCCTGCAGATATACTGGAACAACGTTGCAACGAAGTGGAGCGATTTGACAAAAAACTCGCTAAACTTCTTGATGATATGTATGAGACGATGATTGAATTTGATGGTGTCGGCCTGGCCGCCCCGCAAATCGGGCAGCCGATCCGCGTGGCCATTGTTGATGTTGATGATGATACAGGGACGATTGAAATGGTGAATCCGCGCATCCTGTCCGTTTCCGGTGAACAAACAGGGACGGAAGGCTGCTTAAGCTTCCCAGGCCTGTATGGGGAAGTCACCCGACCCAATACGGTCATCATTGAAGCCTTCGACAGGAAGGGAAGAAAGTATACACTTGAAGCTGATGGATTTCTCGCTCGGGCGATTCAGCATGAGATCGATCACCTGGACGGCGTTCTGTTCACGTCTAAGGTAAGCAGGTATCTTGAGGAAGAAGAAATCGAGGGAGTGGCTGGCGAATGA
- the fmt gene encoding methionyl-tRNA formyltransferase, giving the protein MTNVIFMGTPDFSVPVLRRVLDDGYNVIAVVTQPDRPVGRKRVMTAPPVKTEALKHGIPVLQPEKIRNKEELEKVIGLKPDLIITAAFGQILPKELLEAPKYGCINVHASLLPELRGGAPIHYAIIEGKKKTGITIMYMEEKLDAGDILTQVEVPISESDTVGSLHDKLSEAGSNLLSETLPRLLRGELTPIKQKDEEATFAYNIKREQERIDWSTGGEQIYNQIRGMNPWPVAYTTLDGQVVKLWESEKVRPTEAGEPGEVLKLEGNGIIVATGNDTAIKIVKLQPSGKKPMEAEEFLRGAGSKLERGASFGN; this is encoded by the coding sequence ATGACGAACGTAATTTTTATGGGAACCCCTGATTTTTCTGTGCCTGTATTGAGAAGGGTACTGGATGACGGCTATAATGTCATCGCGGTTGTTACCCAGCCTGACAGGCCGGTCGGCAGGAAAAGAGTTATGACTGCTCCCCCTGTTAAAACAGAGGCGTTGAAGCATGGTATTCCTGTCCTGCAGCCGGAAAAAATCAGAAACAAAGAAGAGTTGGAAAAGGTGATTGGCTTAAAGCCAGATTTGATTATTACAGCAGCTTTCGGGCAGATTTTGCCTAAGGAATTGCTGGAGGCTCCAAAATATGGCTGCATCAATGTCCACGCATCCCTGCTCCCTGAGCTCCGGGGCGGGGCTCCGATTCATTATGCGATCATTGAGGGTAAGAAAAAAACCGGGATTACCATCATGTATATGGAAGAAAAGCTTGATGCCGGCGATATACTCACACAAGTTGAAGTCCCCATTTCCGAATCGGATACAGTTGGCTCCCTGCATGACAAGTTGAGCGAAGCTGGCTCTAACCTTTTATCGGAAACATTGCCGCGCCTTTTAAGAGGGGAATTGACTCCTATTAAACAAAAGGATGAGGAAGCGACCTTCGCCTACAACATAAAAAGGGAACAAGAACGGATTGACTGGTCAACGGGCGGGGAACAGATATACAACCAAATCAGAGGCATGAATCCATGGCCTGTCGCCTATACCACTCTTGATGGCCAGGTTGTTAAACTATGGGAAAGTGAAAAAGTCCGCCCTACCGAGGCGGGGGAACCTGGAGAAGTACTCAAACTCGAAGGAAATGGCATCATTGTAGCTACTGGAAATGATACAGCCATAAAAATCGTCAAGCTTCAGCCTTCAGGGAAGAAGCCGATGGAAGCAGAGGAATTTTTGCGCGGAGCAGGGTCAAAACTTGAACGAGGCGCCAGTTTCGGCAATTAA
- the rsmB gene encoding 16S rRNA (cytosine(967)-C(5))-methyltransferase RsmB, translating to MREGACPKEVAANKKNVRETALELLDTIEKNQAYSNLLLHHTIEKNKLPQRDVALLTELVYGTLQRSMTLDYYLSPFLKRGKKADRWVIHLLKLTVYQMVFLDKIPERAAIFEAVEIAKKRGHKGIASMVNGVLRSIQREGVPSLDDIKDPAERLAIETSHPDWLVKRWLNQFGYEKTKEMCEINLTAPLQTARVNLTRISREDCINLLVEEGFQVEPSPVIPEAVRALKGNLANSSAFKEGYLTIQDESSMLAAYALGAGRDELILDACAAPGGKSTHIAEKLGGTGKVISLDLHEHKVKLIMDNALRLGLENIEAKAMDSRLAQSSFKPETYDRILLDAPCSGLGVMRRKPDMKYSKVENDLARLREIQQELLDSVAPLLKKGGILVYSTCTVDKGENEESVSAFLARHPEYERDSGLAERMPLPVRPLITGADLQVMPQDFGSDGFYIASLRKKV from the coding sequence ATGCGCGAAGGCGCCTGCCCGAAAGAAGTGGCAGCAAATAAAAAAAATGTCCGGGAGACAGCATTGGAGCTTTTGGATACAATAGAGAAAAATCAGGCATACAGCAATCTGCTATTACATCATACAATTGAAAAAAATAAGCTGCCTCAGCGGGATGTCGCCTTATTGACCGAACTTGTTTATGGGACTCTGCAAAGGAGCATGACCCTTGATTACTATCTTTCTCCTTTTTTGAAAAGAGGAAAGAAAGCGGACCGTTGGGTTATCCATCTTTTAAAACTGACGGTTTACCAAATGGTCTTTCTTGATAAAATACCGGAAAGGGCAGCGATTTTCGAGGCTGTTGAAATCGCGAAAAAACGGGGCCATAAAGGGATCGCCTCAATGGTAAACGGGGTATTGAGAAGTATCCAAAGGGAAGGGGTCCCTTCTCTTGATGATATAAAAGACCCCGCGGAACGGCTTGCCATTGAAACGAGCCATCCTGATTGGCTTGTAAAAAGATGGCTTAATCAATTCGGTTATGAAAAAACGAAGGAAATGTGTGAAATCAACCTGACCGCACCACTCCAGACGGCGAGGGTCAATCTTACAAGGATTTCACGTGAGGACTGTATAAACCTTTTGGTGGAGGAAGGCTTCCAGGTTGAGCCGAGCCCGGTCATCCCGGAAGCGGTCAGGGCGCTGAAAGGAAATCTTGCGAATTCTTCCGCCTTTAAGGAAGGGTACCTGACCATACAGGATGAAAGCTCTATGCTCGCAGCTTATGCTCTTGGTGCCGGACGAGATGAACTCATTCTCGATGCATGCGCCGCGCCTGGTGGCAAAAGCACCCATATTGCCGAAAAGCTTGGCGGGACAGGAAAAGTTATCTCGCTTGACCTGCATGAGCATAAAGTGAAGCTGATCATGGATAATGCTTTAAGGTTGGGACTTGAAAATATTGAAGCCAAGGCTATGGACAGCCGTTTGGCCCAAAGTAGTTTCAAGCCTGAAACCTATGACAGGATCCTCCTTGATGCACCATGCTCAGGACTGGGTGTCATGAGGCGGAAACCTGATATGAAATATTCGAAAGTGGAAAATGACCTGGCAAGGCTCCGTGAAATTCAACAGGAGCTTCTCGATTCAGTCGCCCCTTTGTTAAAAAAAGGTGGAATTCTTGTCTATAGTACGTGTACAGTAGATAAAGGAGAAAACGAGGAAAGTGTTTCCGCTTTTCTTGCTAGGCATCCAGAATACGAACGAGATTCAGGACTGGCTGAAAGAATGCCTTTGCCTGTACGCCCGCTGATTACCGGCGCGGACCTGCAGGTTATGCCTCAGGATTTTGGCTCGGACGGGTTTTATATTGCAAGTCTACGAAAGAAGGTGTAA
- the rlmN gene encoding 23S rRNA (adenine(2503)-C(2))-methyltransferase RlmN has protein sequence MEQINATKKSTEEENQKPSIYSLQLQEVKDWLTANGEKPFRAEQIFDWLYKKRAESFEDMSNLSKALREKLESHFKLTTLNTVIQQTSADGTIKFLFELHDGYSIETVLMRHEYGNSVCVTTQVGCRIGCTFCASTLGGLKRHLEAGEIVAQVVKVQQALDETEERVSSVVIMGIGEPFDNYDNMLSFLKIINHDKGLNIGARHITVSTSGIIPKIYQFADENMQINFAISLHAPNSELRSRLMPINRAYKLDDLMKAVRYYIDKTGRRISFEYGLFGKVNDQLEHAEELASLLKGLKCHVNLIPVNYVPERDYVRTPRDQIFAFEKALKDRGINVTIRREQGHDIDAACGQLRAKARQEELKK, from the coding sequence TTGGAACAAATAAATGCAACGAAGAAAAGCACAGAAGAAGAAAATCAGAAACCGTCAATTTATTCCCTTCAGCTACAGGAAGTGAAGGATTGGCTAACTGCCAATGGGGAAAAGCCATTTAGGGCCGAGCAAATATTTGACTGGCTTTATAAAAAAAGAGCCGAGTCATTTGAAGATATGAGCAATCTTTCAAAGGCACTAAGGGAGAAGCTGGAAAGCCATTTCAAGCTCACAACGTTGAATACAGTCATCCAGCAGACTTCAGCGGATGGGACGATTAAATTCCTTTTTGAGTTACATGACGGATATTCAATTGAAACAGTGCTCATGAGGCATGAATACGGAAATTCTGTTTGTGTGACAACCCAGGTTGGCTGCAGGATCGGCTGTACCTTTTGCGCTTCCACTTTAGGAGGGCTAAAGCGCCACCTGGAAGCGGGTGAAATTGTCGCCCAGGTTGTCAAAGTCCAACAAGCATTGGATGAAACAGAGGAGCGGGTCAGCTCAGTCGTAATAATGGGAATTGGCGAGCCGTTCGACAATTATGATAATATGCTGTCTTTCCTGAAGATCATAAACCATGACAAGGGACTGAATATTGGCGCACGCCATATTACAGTATCCACAAGCGGCATTATTCCGAAGATTTATCAGTTTGCCGATGAGAATATGCAAATCAATTTCGCCATCTCCCTGCATGCGCCAAACAGTGAGCTGCGCAGCAGGCTAATGCCGATTAACCGGGCTTATAAACTTGATGACTTAATGAAGGCAGTGCGGTATTATATCGATAAGACGGGGAGAAGAATCAGCTTCGAATATGGGTTGTTCGGCAAAGTCAACGACCAGCTGGAACATGCTGAAGAATTGGCTTCTCTCTTAAAAGGACTGAAATGCCACGTCAATTTGATTCCTGTCAACTACGTGCCAGAACGGGATTATGTCCGTACTCCGAGAGACCAGATTTTTGCCTTTGAAAAGGCATTGAAAGACAGGGGCATCAATGTGACGATCAGGCGGGAGCAAGGCCATGATATTGACGCTGCCTGTGGACAGCTGCGTGCGAAGGCGCGCCAGGAGGAGTTGAAAAAATAG
- a CDS encoding Stp1/IreP family PP2C-type Ser/Thr phosphatase, whose protein sequence is MNAVYMTDQGKIRSHNEDCGGIFLNGDGSRLAIVADGMGGHRAGDVASGMALEEMKKFWESSSGIHLPDQAENWLKEHISLVNDSLFKHARANEECDGMGTTIVAAVMLEDSATIANIGDSRCYILNESGFRKITEDHSLVNELLRSGQITKEDAENHPRKNVLLRALGTEEKVAMDISTIMFEEGDLLLLCSDGLSNKVSESEMAEVLKSGGDLEQKASRLVSLANEYGGEDNITLAIVEFSGVSEGDN, encoded by the coding sequence ATGAATGCGGTCTATATGACTGATCAGGGGAAAATCAGAAGCCATAATGAAGACTGCGGAGGCATTTTCCTAAATGGTGACGGGAGCCGGCTTGCGATTGTCGCTGATGGTATGGGAGGACATCGGGCCGGGGATGTCGCCAGCGGGATGGCTTTGGAGGAAATGAAAAAGTTCTGGGAATCGTCCTCGGGCATCCATTTGCCCGACCAGGCCGAGAACTGGCTGAAGGAGCATATCAGCCTTGTCAATGACTCTCTTTTTAAGCATGCCCGTGCCAACGAAGAATGCGATGGGATGGGTACAACGATAGTAGCAGCGGTTATGCTTGAAGATTCGGCGACAATCGCCAACATAGGTGACAGCCGCTGCTATATCCTGAATGAGTCAGGCTTCAGGAAAATCACCGAAGATCACTCCCTTGTCAATGAATTGTTGCGTTCCGGACAGATTACGAAGGAAGATGCTGAAAACCACCCTCGGAAAAATGTCCTGCTCAGGGCGCTTGGAACTGAAGAAAAGGTCGCCATGGATATAAGCACGATCATGTTTGAAGAAGGGGACCTTCTTCTGCTTTGTTCTGACGGCCTTTCAAACAAAGTAAGCGAAAGTGAAATGGCCGAGGTGCTGAAAAGCGGAGGCGATCTTGAGCAAAAAGCTTCCCGCCTTGTGTCGCTTGCCAATGAATATGGCGGAGAGGACAATATTACCCTGGCGATTGTCGAGTTTTCCGGAGTCAGTGAGGGTGATAACTAA
- the pknB gene encoding Stk1 family PASTA domain-containing Ser/Thr kinase, whose protein sequence is MMIGKRISGRYKILDAIGGGGMANVYLAHDVILDRNVAVKVLRLDFANDEEFIRRFHREAQSATSLAHPNIVSIYDVGEEDGIYYIVMEFVDGQTLKQYIQQYSPLRVEAAIDIMKQLTSAIAHAHQNHIVHRDIKPHNILIDKKGNVKITDFGIAMALSATSITQTNSVLGSVHYLSPEQARGGMANKKSDIYSLGIVMFELLTGRLPFFGESAVSIALKHLQTETPSIRRWNPNIPQSVENIVLKATAKDPFLRYDSVEEMEEDLQTSLYPERLNEAKFIVPEDDDATKAIPIITADSQRKNLDETIIHGQNKSEEPKAVKKQDDSKKKRKKWPIILISTFILLILLGVGALTVFPGIFGAKDVEIPDVRGGSLDNAISELKSKGFTIGETKEIADEEVQEGLVVKTDPPAGRTVKEGSEIDLFVSTGKEKFELSNYTDRQYETVAALLDKENFKDIRAKEVYDESEPGIILAQNVPEGKLVVPEDTELEFTVSKGPEKIPLRDLTQYNEKSLADYAESTGLVVKLGEPVYDDKIDKGLVVSQTPNPGTQLVKGDTVTVVLSKGKEEILPRTYRKEVTVEYNPEVPGQPQEYEIYIDDVEHSMTEAADSGVITANRTFVIELKVPYGKKAGYKIMLDNRVIEDETVSYDEAQ, encoded by the coding sequence ATGATGATTGGAAAACGTATCAGCGGCCGATATAAAATTTTGGATGCCATCGGCGGCGGCGGAATGGCAAACGTATATCTTGCCCATGACGTCATTCTTGACCGGAACGTTGCGGTGAAAGTACTCCGCCTTGATTTTGCGAATGATGAAGAATTCATCCGCCGTTTCCACCGTGAAGCCCAGTCGGCGACAAGCCTGGCCCATCCGAATATTGTCAGCATTTATGATGTTGGCGAGGAAGATGGAATTTATTATATCGTCATGGAATTTGTAGACGGCCAGACATTGAAGCAATACATACAGCAGTATTCTCCGCTAAGGGTAGAGGCTGCAATTGATATTATGAAGCAGCTGACATCAGCGATCGCACACGCTCATCAGAATCATATTGTCCACCGCGATATTAAACCGCATAATATTCTGATCGACAAAAAAGGCAATGTGAAAATTACCGACTTCGGTATCGCGATGGCGCTCAGCGCAACAAGCATAACGCAGACTAACTCCGTCCTCGGGTCCGTCCATTATTTGTCACCTGAACAGGCCAGGGGCGGCATGGCGAATAAAAAGTCCGATATCTATTCGCTTGGAATCGTCATGTTTGAGCTGTTGACAGGACGGCTTCCTTTTTTCGGTGAATCTGCTGTTTCCATTGCGCTAAAGCATCTTCAAACTGAAACGCCTTCAATTAGAAGATGGAATCCGAACATACCGCAGAGTGTCGAAAATATCGTTTTAAAGGCAACAGCTAAGGACCCGTTCCTCCGGTATGACAGTGTCGAGGAAATGGAAGAGGATCTGCAGACATCACTCTACCCTGAGCGGTTGAACGAAGCCAAGTTCATCGTGCCTGAAGACGATGATGCAACAAAAGCCATTCCGATCATAACTGCCGACAGTCAAAGGAAAAATCTTGATGAGACTATAATCCATGGGCAAAATAAGTCTGAAGAGCCAAAAGCGGTTAAAAAGCAGGATGATTCCAAGAAAAAACGAAAAAAATGGCCAATAATCCTGATCTCAACCTTTATCCTGCTAATCCTCCTTGGAGTGGGAGCTTTAACAGTCTTTCCAGGAATCTTCGGAGCAAAGGATGTTGAAATCCCTGATGTCCGCGGAGGTTCTTTGGATAATGCCATCTCGGAATTAAAGTCAAAGGGCTTTACGATTGGCGAGACGAAAGAAATTGCCGATGAAGAGGTGCAGGAAGGGCTCGTTGTCAAAACCGATCCTCCGGCAGGAAGGACAGTTAAAGAAGGCTCGGAAATCGATTTATTCGTTAGTACCGGCAAGGAAAAGTTCGAGTTGTCCAACTACACAGACAGGCAATATGAAACAGTAGCAGCCCTGCTTGATAAAGAAAACTTTAAGGATATTCGGGCCAAGGAAGTATATGACGAGAGTGAACCGGGCATCATCCTAGCCCAGAACGTGCCAGAAGGGAAGCTTGTCGTTCCTGAGGATACTGAACTTGAATTTACCGTCAGTAAGGGCCCTGAGAAGATCCCGCTCCGCGACTTGACACAGTACAATGAGAAAAGTCTAGCGGATTACGCCGAATCAACCGGCCTGGTTGTGAAATTAGGTGAGCCTGTATACGATGATAAAATTGATAAGGGCCTTGTCGTTTCACAGACGCCAAACCCTGGAACACAGCTTGTAAAAGGGGATACTGTCACGGTCGTACTTTCCAAAGGCAAAGAGGAAATTTTGCCAAGGACTTACAGGAAGGAAGTAACGGTCGAATACAACCCGGAAGTTCCAGGCCAGCCGCAGGAGTACGAGATTTATATAGATGATGTCGAGCACAGCATGACAGAGGCGGCAGACTCAGGCGTTATCACAGCCAACAGGACGTTCGTCATCGAATTGAAGGTCCCTTATGGCAAAAAAGCCGGTTACAAGATTATGCTTGACAACCGGGTAATTGAAGATGAAACAGTTTCTTATGATGAAGCGCAATAA
- the rsgA gene encoding ribosome small subunit-dependent GTPase A, translating to MPEGKIIKALSGFYYVVDEGAITQCRGRGIFRKNKITPLVGDDVVFQAENDQEGYILEVKERKNELVRPPIANVDRAFLVFSAVEPAFSPALLDRFLVLVEYNHIEPVICVTKTDLASEPELKRLDEYASGYRAAGYEVIFVSSETEAGVEQLYPYLEGKISVFAGQSGVGKSSLLNVLRPDLELKTNNISSHLGRGKHTTRHVELIEIGDGLVADTPGFSSLEFQEIEAEELGSCFPEISRAGENCKFRGCLHVKEPKCAVKAEVEEGIIPNYRYENYLNFLQEIKERKPRY from the coding sequence ATGCCTGAAGGAAAAATTATCAAGGCATTGAGCGGGTTTTACTATGTTGTGGACGAAGGAGCCATCACCCAATGCAGGGGGAGGGGCATTTTTCGCAAAAATAAAATCACCCCCCTGGTCGGGGATGATGTCGTATTCCAAGCTGAGAACGATCAGGAAGGATATATCCTTGAAGTGAAAGAACGGAAAAATGAGCTTGTCAGGCCGCCGATAGCGAACGTCGACCGGGCGTTCCTCGTTTTTTCAGCTGTAGAGCCAGCCTTTAGCCCGGCGCTGCTTGACCGTTTCCTCGTTCTCGTCGAATATAATCACATTGAACCCGTTATTTGTGTGACGAAAACAGACCTTGCAAGTGAACCCGAATTGAAAAGGCTTGATGAATATGCTTCCGGATATCGGGCAGCAGGATATGAAGTCATTTTTGTTTCGTCGGAAACCGAAGCAGGCGTTGAGCAGCTCTATCCGTATCTTGAGGGGAAAATATCTGTTTTTGCCGGTCAGTCTGGGGTAGGGAAATCCTCCCTATTGAATGTGCTCAGGCCGGATTTGGAGTTAAAGACTAATAATATTTCTTCGCATTTGGGAAGAGGCAAGCACACGACTCGCCATGTCGAATTGATTGAAATCGGGGATGGGCTTGTCGCCGATACTCCCGGGTTCAGTTCACTTGAATTCCAGGAAATTGAAGCGGAAGAACTTGGCTCATGCTTTCCGGAAATTTCACGCGCAGGTGAGAACTGCAAGTTCCGCGGCTGCCTTCATGTAAAAGAACCAAAATGTGCTGTAAAAGCGGAGGTTGAAGAGGGGATCATCCCTAACTACCGTTATGAAAACTATTTGAATTTTTTGCAAGAAATAAAAGAGAGAAAGCCGAGGTATTAA
- the rpe gene encoding ribulose-phosphate 3-epimerase: MVKIAPSILSADFSKLGDEIKDVEQGGADYIHVDVMDGHFVPNITIGPLIVEAARRATTLPLDVHLMIENPDLYIEEFAKAGADYLTVHVEACRHLHRTVHLIKSFGIKAGVVLNPATPVSSIEHVIQDVDLVLLMSVNPGFGGQKFISGVLPKIREVKSLADRLGTEVEIEVDGGVNVETARLCIEAGATVLVAGSAVYNQPDRAKAIAEIRGS, from the coding sequence ATGGTGAAAATTGCCCCTTCCATTCTTTCAGCTGATTTCTCCAAGCTGGGAGACGAAATTAAGGATGTCGAACAAGGCGGGGCGGATTATATCCATGTTGATGTCATGGATGGCCATTTCGTCCCGAATATCACAATTGGCCCGCTCATTGTAGAAGCGGCAAGGAGGGCGACAACCCTCCCCCTTGATGTCCATTTGATGATTGAAAATCCTGATTTATATATTGAGGAATTTGCCAAGGCCGGAGCGGACTATCTTACTGTCCATGTCGAGGCCTGCCGCCACTTGCACAGGACTGTCCACCTTATTAAAAGTTTCGGTATCAAAGCGGGTGTTGTCCTGAATCCGGCAACCCCAGTCAGCTCTATCGAACATGTCATCCAGGATGTGGACTTGGTGCTGCTTATGTCTGTTAATCCCGGTTTTGGCGGGCAAAAGTTCATTTCCGGTGTTTTGCCGAAAATCCGTGAGGTCAAATCGTTGGCGGACAGGCTTGGCACGGAAGTGGAAATTGAAGTGGATGGTGGCGTGAACGTGGAAACGGCCAGACTTTGCATCGAAGCTGGAGCAACTGTTTTAGTAGCAGGTTCCGCGGTATACAACCAGCCTGACCGTGCCAAAGCCATCGCCGAAATCCGCGGCAGCTAA